A genome region from Fusarium musae strain F31 chromosome 5, whole genome shotgun sequence includes the following:
- a CDS encoding hypothetical protein (EggNog:ENOG41), which translates to MSGSPPPPSPNSHATAHAYASNGLEMLQAASDAAHAITQHINNPQALQHAAVAAAEVVGHQQPHAPMDPPDGMPHATELPTQLIPGNGAVMRDPTINPKLTRLRRACDMCSMRKVKCDDSNIPCRPCRELGVDCTYNRETKRRGPPNKHAEAAKAAKRSRVDVPSAATAAVAAAVIGSLSPSPQTAAKTLMNISSDNVDAEYIAPMPVLELLVDDFFTYIHPLAPFPHEPTFRQSFANREDRTKPEFLGLLASMICALVASFPRSAREHLKAQHSTHLFPRAIVMVERCREIALITRGNKWQLKQPKTLDDAATSYFLGLASGYTHQWNASGQFMAETLTLLRELGFSRPKHPGDLPTFGNDNCSPDPLPFNHVKDQIGKRIFYCLLLGVRSFSQLGASSADMVIAPSTPSLPYPAYPENVDDICVLANEVIHQQDGSVTLLTGFRFAIDIYTTMNGIVSLELAYGMSTLPWADQRILLRDGLIAAKSITDNLPPELQLGDHGVEANTMTSLDDSGMQYVPPAWPNSQPAHDLRNVIKNQPARRRHLQYEIQKANIFVSQLATRSYFVEMYFDLRDVHMGEQRQENNPIEGHSEEEKAAQDADEKEIYEFMSEERELIVQNLLTVLGSISQRNMEPNGGSLINKIRQVASTLLNDAPERKGPFAVKSEEALSQLINILVKLEKTGAGTGGGIDAHAQDPSQMTSQDEEEYVTYLISYLDCN; encoded by the exons ATGTCTGGCTCACCACCTCCACCGTCACCAAACTCCCATGCGACGGCTCATGCGTACGCGAGCAATGGGCTCGAGATGCTTCAGGCCGCAAGCGATGCGGCCCACGCTATCACTCAACACATAAACAACCCCCAAGCTCTCCAACATGCCGCCGTTGCTGCCGCCGAAGTCGTGGGCCACCAACAACCACATGCGCCCATGGATCCTCCAGACGGCATGCCTCATGCGACCGAGTTGCCTACTCAGCTTATACCTGGAAATGGAGCTGTTATGCGCGACCCGACCATCAACCCGAAGCTTACTCGACTGCGGCGGGCCTGTGACATGTGCAGTATGCGCAAGGTCAAGTGCGACGACAGTAACATACCGTGCCGACCGTGTCGAGAGCTGGGTGTAGACTGCACATACAACCGCGAGACAAAGCGTCGGGGACCACCCAACAAGCATGCCGAGGCCGCAAAAGCTGCCAAGCGCTCGCGGGTTGATGTACCATCGGCGGCGACTGCAGCGGTGGCAGCTGCAGTAATTGGATCTTTGTCTCCGTCACCGCAGACTGCGGCAAAGACATTGATGAACATCTCGTCCGATAATGTTGATGCCGAGTACATTGCGCCTATGCCAGTGTTGGAACTGCTGGTCGATGACTTCTTCACCTATATCCACCCGCTTGCGCCATTCCCACACGAGCCTACGTTCCGTCAGTCATTTGCCAACCGTGAAGACCGCACAAAGCCCGAATTTCTTGGTTTGCTGGCGAGCATGATCTGTGCTCTTGTTGCATCCTTCCCACGAAGTGCGAGAGAACATCTCAAGGCACAACACAGCACCCATCTGTTTCCTCGAGCTATCGTCATGGTTGAAAGATGCCGTGAGATTGCCTTGATTACACGTGGGAACAAGTGGCAACTCAAACAGCCAAAGACTCTGGACGATGCTGCGACCAGCTACTTTCTGGGACTGGCATCGGGATACACGCATCAGTGGAACGCTTCTGGCCAATTCATGGCCGAGACCCTGACCCTCCTCCGCGAGCTGGGATTCAGCCGGCCCAAACACCCTGGTGATTTGCCGACATTTGGCAATGACAACTGTTCTCCGGATCCTCTTCCGTTCAACCATGTCAAAGATCAGATCGGGAAGCGTATCTTTTActgccttcttctcggcgtaCG ATCCTTTTCTCAGCTTGGTGCATCTTCTGCAGACATGGTGATTGCACCATCAACACCCAGTCTCCCATATCCTGCATACCCAGAAAACGTTGATGACATCTGTGTTCTCGCCAATGAAGTCATTCACCAACAGGATGGCAGCGTTACTCTGTTGACGGGCTTCCGTTTTGCTATTGACATTTACACTACGATGAATGGTATTGTCAGTCTTGAGCTGGCTTATGGCATGAGTACGCTTCCCTGGGCGGACCAGCGCATTTTGCTTCGAGATGGTCTTATTGCAGCCAAAAGCATCACCGACAACCTGCCACCAGAGTTACAGCTTGGAGACCATGGTGTCGAAGCAAATACCATGACCAGTCTTGATGATTCTGGCATGCAATACGTGCCTCCTGCATGGCCCAACAGCCAGCCTGCCCACGATCTTCGAAACGTGATTAAGAACCAACCCGCTCGGCGCAGGCATCTTCAGTATGAGATTCAAAAAGCCAACATCTTTGTCTCGCAACTCGCTACACGTTCGTATTTCGTCGAAATGTACTTTGACCTACGAGATGTCCACATGGGGGAACAACGACAGGAAAACAACCCTATCGAGGGCCACtcagaggaggaaaaggccgCACAGGATGCtgacgagaaggagatttACGAGTTCATGTCAGAAGAGCGGGAGCTGATTGTGCAAAATCTTCTCACAGTTTTGGGATCGATTTCGCAACGAAACATGGAGCCGAACGGTGGATcactcatcaacaagatccGACAGGTTGCATCGACACTTTTGAACGACGCCCCTGAGCGTAAGGGACCTTTTGCGGTGAAATCAGAGGAGGCGTTGTCGCAGTTGATCAATATTTTGGTCAAGCTTGAAAAGACGGGCGCTGGCACTGGAGGTGGCATCGATGCGCATGCACAGGATCCATCACAGATGACATCgcaggatgaggaggagtacGTCACCTACCTTATCTCCTACCTAGACTGCAACTAA
- a CDS encoding hypothetical protein (EggNog:ENOG41), which produces MAGPQEYSYGNQPQQQYPPQQPYPNQQQYPPQYNAPPQYGYYPQYQAQPAPYRRTPRQNFAVVTARQLNIATPVVIIILSIWWSLRSQICPSDVPIGHECSWMLWTALPVVRVAPILREA; this is translated from the coding sequence ATGGCTGGTCCTCAAGAATACTCCTACGGCAATCAGCCGCAGCAACAGTACCCTCCTCAGCAACCGTATCCTAATCAACAGCAGTATCCTCCTCAATACAATGCGCCGCCTCAATATGGGTACTACCCACAgtatcaagctcaaccagcTCCTTACCGCCGGACTCCGCGCCAGAACTTCGCTGTCGTGACTGCGCGGCAGCTGAATATCGCTACTCCTGTTGTCATTATTATCTTGAGTATCTGGTGGTCTCTTCGATCGCAGATCTGTCCGAGCGATGTCCCCATCGGTCATGAATGTTCGTGGATGCTCTGGACGGCTTTGCCTGTTGTACGTGTCGCTCCCATCCTACGTGAAGCATGA
- a CDS encoding hypothetical protein (EggNog:ENOG41) produces MMSMFLMAATISYAVSPQVDSGDQPKPKADTGGSIAGIIFIYLFAAAYSPGLGPIPFTLASESFPLKNREAGASVAISINLFFAGLLTILLPRINAVFEMAGTLGFFAGLNIVAFVLIFFFVEETKQLTLEELDTVFNNSKSRFAHYQLTKRLPFLSKRYLLWNKYAERPLAYDEWAVEDGQRG; encoded by the exons ATGATGAGCATGTTTCTCATGGCAGCTACGATTTCTTATGCAGTGTCACCTCAGGTTGATTCCGGAGACCAGCCGAAGCCCAAAGCAGATACAGGCGGATCAATCGCTGGAATTATCTTCATCTATCTTTTCGCCGCGGCGTACAGTCCTGGTCTTGGACCAATTCCATTCACTCTGGCATCAGAAAG TTTCCCACTGAAGAACAGAGAGGCG GGTGCATCTGTCGCAATTtccatcaacctcttcttcgctgGCCTCTTGACTATTCTCCTGCCTCGAATCAACGCCGTGTTCGAAATGGCTGGCACACTCGGTTTCTTCGCAGGTCTCAACATCGTGGCATTCGTGctcatctttttctttgttgaAGAGACGAAACAGCTCACACTCGAAGAATTAGATACAGTGTTCAACAATTCAAAGAGTCGATTCGCGCATTATCAGCTGACCAAGCGGCTTCCGTTCCTGTCCAAGAGGTATCTGCTCTGGAATAAGTATGCCGAGAGACCACTAGCTTATGATGAGTGGGCAGTGGAGGATGGACAGCGAGGGTGA
- a CDS encoding hypothetical protein (EggNog:ENOG41) yields the protein MTERDNREPQKPSLEKRLEAWIEKQIHTRDEFGNSLAGVSEPVLRRGIDTLCRDLPSLERDEVERAAEVAKNGNYYYRLSKGLITNLSPVVELTQDEKESLVAERERLFSQRGMLIIICTVSLAAFLQGHVQSSINAMSLFVETVRIDIQRQDDTQSNGADSTAQWQLGGMNAIPFLTAAFPGAPLSLPVNYCLGRRGALGLSALLIIASSIGSAFAVTWQQILGARIVGGVGLAMGIKAVSAPILASETAVGYWRGSTILAWQLWQVYREHTTPIANILQDGQPNAGLNERGGRYHTLQWIAAAPVVPSVLLFIAVCFCYESPRFYMRPGTPNYNLDRAFRNLLQVRPTRLQATRDLFLIWWSTRDGDIHQDHREKSRHEIAHHAEYQNGVNTNNEDRTSRTLTSGLTYASLIVLVTRLSVDQFKPLFTRRRLRNALWSSCIVALSQQLCGINVFAFYSNGMFSDYGVKTSMGYSFGFGMRPDSVWMATTYKT from the exons ATGACGGAACGCGATAATCGAGAACCGCAGAAACCGAGTCTCGAGAAGAGATTGGAAGCATGGATTGAGAAGCAAATCCATACCCGAGATGAATTCGGGAACTCTCTTG CCGGCGTATCTGAGCCTGTTCTTCGAAGAGGCATCGACACTCTCTGCAGAGACCTCCCTTCTCTCGAACGCGACGAAGTCGAGCGGGCGGCAGAGGTAGCTAAGAATGGAAACTACTACTACCGTCTCTCCAAAGGCTTAATCACAAATCTCTCGCCCGTCGTTGAGCTCACTCAAGACGAGAAAGAAAGCCTTGTAGCAGAGCGCGAGCGCCTCTTCAGCCAGCGCGGAATGCTCATTATCATATGTACAGTCTCGCTTGCAGCGTTCCTCCAAGGCCACGTTCAATCATCCATCAACGCTATGAGTCTCTTTGTTGAGACCGTTCGTATCGATATACAAAGGCAGGACGACACACAGAGTAATGGAGCCGATTCCACGGCTCAATGGCAACTTGGAGGGATGAACGCGATTCCCTTCCTCACGGCTGCTTTTCCCGGTGCACCACTGTCACTACCGGTCAATTACTGCCTTGGAAGACGTGGTGCCCTCGGGCTTTCGGCTCTACTTATCATTGCGAGCTCAATCGGGTCGGCTTTTGCGGTGACATGGCAGCAGATATTGGGGGCCAGGATTGTTGGAGGAGTAG GACTAGCCATGGGGATCAAGGCCGTCAGTGCTCCTATTCTGGCATCTGAGACAGCAGTTGGATATTGGCGTGGATCAACTATCCTCGCCTGGCAACTCTGGCAAGTCTATCGCGAGCACACCACTCCCATTGCTAACATTCTTCAGG ATGGTCAACCTAACGCTGGTCTCAACGAGCGCGGAGGTCGATATCACACTTTACAGTGGATTGCTGCTGCACCTGTTGTGCCATCTGTCCTATTGTTTATTGCAGTCTGCTTCTGTTACGAGAGTCCCAGATTCTATATGCGGCCGGGTACGCCTAATTATAACCTTGATCGTGCTTTCAGAAACCTCCTTCAAGTTCGACCGACCAGG CTCCAAGCCACTCGTGATTTGTTTCTGATCTGGTGGTCTACTCGCGATGGGGATATCCACCAGGACCATCGTGAGAAGAGTCGCCACGAAATTGCACACCATGCCGAATACCAGAACGGTGTCAACACTAACAATGAGGACAGGACAAGCCGAACGCTTACTTCTGGTTTGACATACGCATCCCTTATTGTACTTGTCACAAGACTCTCTGTTGATCAGTTCAAGCCGTTGTTCACCAGACGACGACTTCGAAATGCGCTCTGGAGCAGTTGTATTGTTGCACTATCGCAGCAACTTTGCGGGA TCAATGTGTTTGCATTCTACTCGA ACGGCATGTTCAGCGACTACGGTGTCAAGACTAGCATGGGTTACAGCTTTGGCTTCGGTATGCGTCCTGACTCGGTATGGATGGCAACAACTTACAAAACTTAG
- a CDS encoding hypothetical protein (EggNog:ENOG41), with protein MAELASAIQGFIASSLTAWHRIDTVISSIRDAPRNVEHWRVCGSVLKEALSQMEERVRQRQNYLTAPEQNLCRAIDRFIKDFLSDLERLERTIPVKKGGRHWVQLKLRLQDDRELLTRLSRNVQIFQVSASALSLLDPSADCSPARNRVHQFLEGISDDNPEQLAPNEATDLHKWREALYEVADIAAQREFPDPSPQDHTSEQGEAPRRPSGVSPIELQYRFEAAISRAKRMYDAKLPIMAKKAHDEAIKYGGEMQAIDPNAISVTELVDMEITYCRIIKACSPFVDSFEALAWERLQNLKSNLHKHTGHGTNVDLCTEQEKVGILCAELRDREGAVEFLRMSLGTYLSNREEYEDRIPRISMLVCEQYECMGQWNNLDAFKKVIFDKLGYDPASEPNALADTILWCRHHGYEASDIEGRLYIPEENFVESTPLHDAAADTTVRIEIIHQLIPMVYHARPDVNGDTPLLVAVQHSNNLALQALLRISGSVHVLDSKGGTPLHRCDNDETLRLLLEEIKKPVHHSCPNEQGFHLVNIDSTDGYGETALHKACEKGNERMVGLLVAEGADVNLVSGSNETPLMITCERSELKGKGRLSKERRRIVETLVNSYADTKHKDDWGKPAVPKSLKARGYSEAEIDKILSPDLTRRFTRGRGQERFSVSSGSSSERPSFATLSAISSSSPVELVGDIPLRPAELPLTPVSSGVPPSGYELRSGGTWSELQLAELPGSTPVVSVELDSSPVEVVEPTNQKFLRDGKLKSIRRKLKILGNR; from the exons ATGGCAGAGTTAGCCTCAGCCATTCAAGGCTTCATTGCTTCCAGTCTGACAGCATGGCACCGTATCGACACAGTTATAAGCTCTATAAGAGATGCGCCTCGAAATGTCGAGCATTGGAGAGTCTGTGGGAGTGTGTTGAAGGAGGCTTTGAGTCAAATGGAGGAGAGAGTACGCCAGCGACAGAATTATCTGACAGCGCCAGAACAGAACCTCTGTAGAGCTATTGATAGATTCATCAAGGACTTTCTAAGCGATCTTGAACGATTGGAGAGGACGATACCAGTGaagaaaggaggaagacaCTGGGTGCagctgaagttgaggttgCAGGATGATAGGGAGTTACTCACGCGACTTTCTCGCAACGTCCAGATTTTCCAGGTATCTGCTTCAGCATTATCATT ACTAGACCCATCTGCCGATTGCTCCCCGGCCAGAAACAGAGTACACCAATTTCTCGAAGGCATCAGTGACGACAACCCTGAGCAGCTCGCCCCCAATGAAGCAACCGATTTACATAAATGGAGAGAAGCTCTCTACGAAGTCGCCGACATCGCAGCTCAGCGAGAGTTCCCCGACCCATCCCCTCAGGATCACACATCAGAGCAAGGCGAAGCACCAAGAAGACCATCGGGTGTAAGCCCAATAGAGCTGCAATATCGGTTTGAGGCCGCGATCTCACGAGCGAAACGAATGTACGATGCCAAACTCCCAATCATGGCCAAGAAGGCACATGATGAAGCGATAAAATACGGTGGAGAGATGCAGGCGATTGACCCGAATGCTATCAGTGTCACCGAGCTGGTAGACATGGAGATTACCTATTGCCGTATCATCAAAGCATGTAGTCCTTTTGTGGACTCGTTTGAAGCACTTGCGTGGGAGAGACTACAGAACCTCAAGTCTAATCTACACAAGCACACTGGCCACGGAACTAACGTCGACCTTTGCACCGAGCAGGAGAAGGTCGGTATCTTATGCGCTGAGCTGCGGGATCGAGAGGGAGCTGTTGAGTTCTTGAGAATGTCACTGGGCACGTATCTATCGAACCGTGAGGAGTACGAGGACAGGATACCACGAATATCGATGCTGGTGTGCGAGCAGTACGAGTGTATGGGGCAGTGGAATAACTTGGATGCCTTCAAGAAAGTCATATTCGACAAACTGGGCTACGATCCAGCCTCAGAGCCGAATGCGCTCGCTGACACAATACTATGGTGTCGCCACCATGGATATGAAGCTTCCGATATCGAGGGGAGATTGTACATACCGGAGGAGAACTTTGTCGAGAGCACTCCGCTTCACGATGCCGCCGCCGATACGACCGTCCGGATAGAGATCATCCATCAGCTGATACCTATGGTCTATCATGCGAGACCCGATGTGAACGGTGACACGCCCTTGCTCGTGGCAGTACAACACTCCAACAATCTCGCACTTCAGGCATTATTGCGGATCTCCGGGTCTGTTCACGTTCTGGACTCTAAAGGCGGCACTCCATTACATCGATGCGATAACGATGAGACACTGAGGCTGCTCCTGGAAGAGATCAAAAAGCCTGTTCACCACTCCTGTCCGAATGAACAAGGATTTCATTTGGTCAACATAGATTCGACAGATGGTTATGGCGAAACAGCCCTGCATAAAGCTTGTGAAAAAGGCAACGAGCGCATGGTCGGCTTGTTGGTAGCTGAAGGCGCAGACGTCAATCTGGTGTCCGGGTCGAATGAGACCCCTTTGATGATTACCTGCGAACGATCTGAGCtaaaaggaaagggaaggttgagcaaagaaagaagacgaaTTGTGGAAACATTGGTGAATAGCTATGCGGATACAAAGCACAAAGATGACTGGGGAAAACCCGCTGTTCCAAAGAGTCTCAAGGCGAGGGGATATAGTGAGGCCGAAATCGACAAAATTCTCTCACCAGACTTGACACGAAGATTCACTAGAGGACGGGGGCAGGAGAGATTCTCCGTCTCATCAGGCAGCAGCTCCGAAAGGCCATCCTTCGCAACGCTCAGTGCcatatcgtcatcttcaccagTCGAACTCGTCGGAGACATACCCTTGCGACCAGCAGAGTTGCCCTTAACTCCAGTGTCGAGTGGTGTACCGCCTTCAGGATACGAGTTACGATCAGGGGGGACATGGTCAGAGTTACAGTTAGCTGAGCTACCAGGGTCAACGCCTGTTGTGTCGGTCGAGCTAGATAGTAGTCCAGTCGAGGTGGTTGAGCCAACAAATCAGAAGTTCTTGAGAGATgggaagttgaagagcatCAGGAGAAAGCTGAAGATATTGGGTAATCGGTGA
- a CDS encoding hypothetical protein (EggNog:ENOG41), whose product MSAPTASKYFADRCTDLLPAEELEERIEYARSLESPPREWEFKPEFRLRAEQIAAILTTPPTFVDLQHLGKRDLGHPWQPPAVSQEVSSTQKGGSGLGDCSGSLYEPPSDTDTSSSSMIVKKHDDMDMAEQKRCLNRDGNACVLTGSTKPSAYHIAPFSWNNTQENI is encoded by the exons ATGAGCGCCCCAACAGCATCTAAGTACTTTGCTGATCGATGCACTGATCTTCTTCCGGctgaagaacttgaagagAGAATTGAGTACGCCAGGTCTTTGGAATCCCCTCCCAGAGAATGGGAATTCAAGCCTGAGTTTCGTCTCCGTGCCGAACAGATTGCCGCAATTTTGACAACTCCACCCACT TTTGTGGACCTTCAACATCTCGGTAAACGAGACTTAGGACACCCTTGGCAGCCGCCAGCTGTGTCGCAAGAAGTCTCATCAACACAAAAGGGTGGAAGCGGCCTTGGCGACTGCTCAGGTTCTCTATATGAACCACCGAGCGATACGGACACAAGCAGCTCATCTATGATTGTCAAGAAACACGACGATATGGATATGGCTGAGCAGAAAAGATGCTTGAATCGAGACGGCAATGCTTGTGTCTTGACAGGGTCTACGAAGCCTAGTGCTTATCATATCGCACCTTTCTCTTGGAACAACACTCaagaaaatatttaa
- a CDS encoding hypothetical protein (EggNog:ENOG41) — protein sequence MSDPVARKDLTKRLLPSMTLANGIGSLPSAAQARTASTSDDSSTRFHVPGVAVVTGGLGVIALTVVRALLQHGLTGLMLLDLDVTSESAMSKLGDLRKEFPERTIEAASVDVSDEEAVGHIMTSTVEKLGALDYLVCFAGIVNCTHALDLSPKIFRKLLDVNTTGSFICAQAAAREMVKANTGGRIIFIASISAHSVNYPQPQVAYNTSKGALLMLKSSLAAEWARYGITVNSISPGYMETILNEGQGLADARRSWAERNPSGRMGMPEELSGMVVLLCSKAGSYINGSDMVVDGGAIVF from the coding sequence ATGAGTGACCCAGTAGCCCGTAAAGACCTTACCAAGCGGCTGCTTCCTTCCATGACTCTTGCGAACGGCATCGGATCTCTACCTTCTGCAGCTCAAGCACGTACAGCTTCAACTTCAGATGATTCTTCGACAAGATTTCACGTCCCTGGTGTTGCAGTTGTTACCGGAGGGCTGGGGGTCATTGCATTGACTGTTGTTCGAGCACTGTTGCAGCACGGCCTGACTGGACTGATGCtgcttgaccttgacgtGACTTCGGAGTCTGCTATGAGCAAACTTGGTGATCTTAGGAAAGAATTTCCGGAAAGGACAATTGAGGCAGCGTCTGTGGATGTatccgatgaagaagctgtaGGACATATCATGACTTCAAcagtcgagaagcttggcgCCCTTGATTACCTCGTTTGCTTCGCGGGTATAGTCAACTGCACTCATGCCCTTGATCTCTCACCCAAAATCTTCAggaagcttcttgatgtcAATACAACGGGGAGCTTTATCTGTGCACAAGCTGCAGCAAGAGAAATGGTCAAAGCCAACACCGGCGGCCGCATCATTTTTATCGCCAGCATATCAGCCCATAGCGTCAACTATCCGCAGCCGCAAGTTGCATATAACACATCCAAGGGAGCTCTGTTAATGCTAAAAAGTAGTCTCGCGGCAGAGTGGGCGCGATATGGAATTACTGTGAACAGCATCAGCCCTGGATACATGGAAACTATTCTGAACGAGGGACAGGGACTAGCAGATGCAAGAAGGTCATGGGCCGAGAGGAATCCGAGTGGAAGAATGGGAATGCCTGAAGAATTGAGTGGAATGGTTGTTCTATTATGTTCCAAGGCTGGAAGTTATATCAACGGGTCCGATATGGTTGTTGACGGTGGAGCAATAGTCTTTTGA